The sequence TGACACAGCAGTTAGAGAACGAAGTGATGAAGAACAGGAAATTTCAAATTTCCTTTGCCATTCTTCTATTGGATATCGACTTTTTCAAATTGGTCAATGACAATTACGGCCACTTGGTCGGCGATGAAGTGATCTGCAATACGGTGGAAGTCATCAAGCAATCACTGCGACGGACTGACATTTTAGCGCGTTACGGCGGAGAAGAATTTATTATCTATTTGCCCAATACGGATGAATCGCAGGCCAAAATCCTAGCTGAACGGATCAAATCCACAGTCGAATCAAATAAAGTAGTTATCGAAAATATAGCCCATTCTGTATCGATTACGATAAGTATGGGACTTCTATCCATTAATGATTTTTCGGTTGAAAATAGACTGAGTCCCAAATCTTATATAAATGATTTGTTTGAATCTGTGGATAAGGCCCTATACCAGGCAAAAAATGAAGGGCGTAACCGGATTATTAGTGTTGTACGATAAATAAGTGTTTAAGTGGGGATCGTTATAAGAAATGTTGTGCCCTTGCCTTTTTCACTGTCGACTTCTATTGTCCCTTTAACTTTATTGATTGTACTGTAGACCATGAGCATACCAAGACCCGTTCCTTCTGCTTTGGTAGAGTAATAGGGCTTGCCCATACGTGATATTTCTTCCTTTGTCATTCCAACTCCGCTATCCTGGATACTGATCATGATATTTTGCTTTCTTTCCGATATATCAATGAGCAGAGTACCGCCGCCCTTATCTTTCATTGCTTCAATACCATTTTTAAATAGATTAATTAAACATTGCTGGATTTGGTTCCTATCATAATTTGTATTTAATGAGTTATTGAAAATAAATTGGACCTCTACTTGATGTATTGTGGCATAGGGTATAATTAGATTTTTTGTATACTCTGACTCGGCCTTCAGGTTGGAATAAACCATATTTTCCGATTGCGGCTTAGCAAATGAAAGATAATCACTAACTATTTTTTCGGCTCGATTTAGTTCTTGTAAAGATAGTTCTATATATCCTTTTTCAACCGGTGTTATGGTATTTGATTTATTTAAAAGTTGCAGAAAACCACTGGTAACCGTAAGAGGATTTCTTATTTCATGTGAAACACTAGCCGCGAGCTCACTAACGACATTTAATCTTTCAGATTGTAAAATCCGGTCACGATTTTTAATATTGGCTATGATCCGCTCTATTAAGAGCATAATGATACTCATCACTCCAACATGAGTCGTTAATGCATGAAAGGTGAGAATCCAGAATTGTCTATCTAATGTCCCCACAAGGATGCTTAAAATCATTAGGTAAAAGCCCATGGTAAGAAAAGAAATAGCGGTTGCACCTATAATTCGGCTTTTAGAATCCAGTTTTATAAACTTTTTACTGAATAAGGGCACAAGAATAAATACAGCGGTTGAAAAAAGAAATGAATAAATCACTCCATCGCCGCCTAAATAAAACCGGTAGATATTTAATATTAGATATAACGGCAGAACACTCTTGTAACCTCCAAAAAGGGCCACGATAATAAACGGAATGTATCTTAAATCAAAAATAAATCCCATTTCCAATTTAATAGGTTTGGTAATACAAAGGATCATCGTCACTGCCGATAGTAAAATGAGAATTTTTCTATTATAGGAATGGGGCCTGTTTTCAAAAAAAATGAGAACGATTAAAACGGGAAAGAGTAAAAACAAGAAATTCAACAGTAAGGTTTCAAACAAGGCATAACTTCCTTTCGGCTATTTATATCTAATCATGTTTTCATGGGAGGCTTCGTTTACGTGGCAGTATTTATTAATGAACAAATTAAAGCATCCGAGGTGGTGCTGACTGGACTCAGAGGCGAGAATTTAGGCATCGTCTCCAGAGAGGAGGCGCTGGCTATGGCCCGATCGGAAAAAGCGGACTTGGTCTGTACCTCGCTGATGAGCAGTCCCACGCCCTGCAGCCTGGTTGCGAAGGGAACGGGAAAAGCGGCCGCTCGAAAGGGCGCGGCCCCGAACAAGGCAGGCGCAGGACGGGGAGCGGGCGGGAGCGGCAAGGAGAAAGTCAAGGAGCTTCGCTTCACCGCTCATATTGAGGAGCATGATTACGACACGAAGCTCCGCCAGGCGGACAAGCATCTACGCTCCGGCAAACCGGTACAGCTCTTCGTGAAATCATCCGGCGCCAAAGAAGGGCTTGCCGCCAAGGCCGTGCTGGAGCGGCTTGTAGCCGATCTTAAGGAAATCGGAGTGAAGGAGACCGGCATCCAGACAAGCGGCAAAGGCTCACAGGTGAAATTAAATCCGCGCTGATTGTCTCTAAGCCCTGTTATCGCTGCTCCCTGGTCGCTAATTGCTCTTGGGCAAGGCGGATCATTTCGCGAACCATGGAGCCGCCAATTTTG is a genomic window of Paenibacillus durus ATCC 35681 containing:
- the infC gene encoding translation initiation factor IF-3; translated protein: MAVFINEQIKASEVVLTGLRGENLGIVSREEALAMARSEKADLVCTSLMSSPTPCSLVAKGTGKAAARKGAAPNKAGAGRGAGGSGKEKVKELRFTAHIEEHDYDTKLRQADKHLRSGKPVQLFVKSSGAKEGLAAKAVLERLVADLKEIGVKETGIQTSGKGSQVKLNPR
- a CDS encoding ATP-binding protein; this encodes MFETLLLNFLFLLFPVLIVLIFFENRPHSYNRKILILLSAVTMILCITKPIKLEMGFIFDLRYIPFIIVALFGGYKSVLPLYLILNIYRFYLGGDGVIYSFLFSTAVFILVPLFSKKFIKLDSKSRIIGATAISFLTMGFYLMILSILVGTLDRQFWILTFHALTTHVGVMSIIMLLIERIIANIKNRDRILQSERLNVVSELAASVSHEIRNPLTVTSGFLQLLNKSNTITPVEKGYIELSLQELNRAEKIVSDYLSFAKPQSENMVYSNLKAESEYTKNLIIPYATIHQVEVQFIFNNSLNTNYDRNQIQQCLINLFKNGIEAMKDKGGGTLLIDISERKQNIMISIQDSGVGMTKEEISRMGKPYYSTKAEGTGLGMLMVYSTINKVKGTIEVDSEKGKGTTFLITIPT